In Spirosoma aureum, a single genomic region encodes these proteins:
- a CDS encoding caspase family protein, whose translation MKISLLFLLLLLFVSDPLAAQQPVTISARSDWVSMQKGPSTAPTIAWKTPQPKQVTVHTLVFTATVFIQSADAVTQLQFVHNGNELAGQQRGFKRFSGSQEVSDVIPLVVGSNEIYVKATNAIGTTISERRIIICQPEIASKSVPVQKRLALIVANGNYTKYPLKNPPNDGRAVRQQLEKLGFTVVYKENLPLRDLKQTFDSFVTDLGSNNVGLFYYAGHGLMVGGENYVQPVDADPKAEPDVEFECYPLRQIISRMAYANPKGANLIFWDACRNNPYRSWRRGAGELTFAPVQPAVGTMIVFATEPGKQAYDGDQENGLFTSELVKHINQPNVDIFELVDRIDQGLENRGFKQPPYLEGRLRGKFMFKAD comes from the coding sequence ATGAAAATAAGTTTACTTTTTCTCCTGCTACTTCTGTTCGTGTCAGACCCACTGGCCGCTCAGCAGCCCGTAACGATTTCCGCCCGCAGCGATTGGGTTTCCATGCAGAAGGGGCCATCGACTGCACCGACTATAGCCTGGAAAACTCCGCAGCCAAAACAGGTAACCGTGCATACATTAGTCTTTACTGCCACGGTCTTTATTCAATCGGCCGACGCCGTAACCCAGTTGCAGTTTGTTCATAATGGGAACGAATTGGCTGGGCAACAGCGTGGATTTAAGCGATTTAGTGGCAGTCAGGAGGTGTCGGATGTAATTCCATTGGTTGTTGGATCAAACGAAATCTACGTTAAAGCGACCAATGCCATTGGAACGACCATTTCCGAACGGCGCATCATCATTTGTCAACCCGAAATAGCCTCAAAAAGTGTTCCTGTACAAAAACGACTGGCACTGATTGTTGCCAATGGGAATTATACGAAATACCCGCTTAAAAATCCGCCGAACGACGGCCGGGCTGTCAGGCAGCAGTTGGAAAAGCTTGGTTTTACTGTGGTCTATAAAGAAAACCTGCCCTTGCGTGATCTGAAACAAACTTTCGATTCATTTGTGACGGATCTCGGCTCCAATAATGTAGGGCTTTTTTATTATGCCGGACATGGGCTTATGGTCGGCGGAGAGAATTATGTGCAGCCGGTAGATGCCGATCCCAAAGCAGAACCTGATGTTGAATTTGAATGCTATCCTTTACGACAGATTATAAGCCGTATGGCCTATGCTAACCCTAAAGGTGCGAATCTGATTTTTTGGGATGCCTGCCGAAATAACCCGTATCGATCCTGGCGAAGGGGAGCCGGCGAATTGACGTTTGCTCCCGTTCAGCCCGCTGTGGGTACGATGATCGTTTTTGCCACCGAACCCGGAAAACAGGCTTACGATGGCGATCAGGAAAACGGCCTTTTTACGAGTGAACTGGTAAAACATATTAACCAGCCGAATGTCGATATTTTTGAACTGGTCGACCGGATCGATCAGGGCCTTGAGAACCGTGGGTTTAAGCAGCCTCCTTACCTCGAAGGTCGTTTGAGAGGCAAGTTCATGTTCAAAGCCGATTAA
- a CDS encoding LamG domain-containing protein — MRKRLASTRQLKLYLWFLGISLVSGCENWDLPPLQDSVTNGLIAYYPFSGNTLDGSGNNLRGNTVNGASFGPDRNALPNSALLLDGIDDYFEIPDDGKLRPATMAISLWIKPVQVLSSSHIYEKSNFKDDLNHQYSAKIKPHITGDISGGYDFQADVHRDNLCDKFESTIQLTAYEPTFKVNQWHHLVAMYDGQTVKIYLNGVARGQSESQTKPIDNCPGGSLRFGSAWMGDINAFNGLMDEVRIYNRGLTETEINALYQR, encoded by the coding sequence ATGAGAAAGCGATTGGCAAGCACAAGGCAATTAAAACTATATCTCTGGTTCCTGGGTATCAGCCTGGTTTCTGGTTGTGAAAACTGGGATTTGCCGCCTTTACAGGACAGTGTGACGAATGGATTGATTGCCTATTATCCGTTCAGCGGTAACACACTCGATGGAAGTGGTAATAACCTGCGGGGAAATACGGTCAATGGAGCCTCGTTTGGCCCTGATAGAAATGCGTTGCCAAATTCGGCGTTACTTCTGGATGGAATCGATGATTATTTCGAAATACCTGATGATGGTAAACTTCGACCAGCAACTATGGCTATAAGCCTCTGGATCAAGCCGGTACAGGTGCTATCCAGTAGTCATATTTATGAAAAATCGAATTTTAAAGATGATCTGAACCATCAGTACAGCGCTAAAATTAAGCCACACATAACGGGCGATATAAGCGGTGGTTACGATTTTCAGGCAGATGTACATCGCGACAATCTTTGCGACAAATTTGAATCTACGATCCAGTTAACGGCCTATGAACCAACATTTAAGGTGAATCAGTGGCATCATTTGGTTGCCATGTACGACGGGCAGACAGTAAAAATTTACCTAAATGGTGTAGCAAGAGGCCAATCCGAATCGCAGACGAAACCAATCGACAACTGCCCTGGTGGTTCGTTGCGGTTTGGGAGTGCCTGGATGGGTGATATTAACGCCTTTAATGGGTTGATGGATGAGGTGCGAATCTATAATCGTGGTCTTACGGAAACGGAAATTAACGCTTTATACCAGAGATGA
- a CDS encoding ABC transporter permease codes for MKNKPNQHHLPGTDSGGLPQPPRWADGLLKWFVAPHLLEYVQGDLHEVFYKRLKQVSPAQARREYVWAVLHCLTPFFYKSLRRTDASTVSLPKAGSRYASRRDDYPKPMLTDMLRSYFKIAFRHLAKNRVYSVINIGGLATGMAVTMLIGLWIYDEVSFDTYHKNYDTIAQVRRVYTDPNIQKTDGTEAMQFPMRAALKSNYHQYFKHILMAWWVGDYTLSTEDKKMPKKGEFIDAGALEMLSLKMLKGSYASLNELHSIVLSKSASEAIFGEEDPINKQLKIDNRIDVIVTGVYEDIPRNTRFGEVQFFSPWDLWVASNDWIKKNENEWGNSSYGIYVQLKPNVSIETANASIKDFYQKSTPKEVAERSAKYAYEVFLYPMKDWHLYSEFKNGRPAGGHITFVWLFGIVGLFVLLLACINFMNLSTARSEKRAKEVGVRKAIGSLENQLIQQFLSESFLVVILSFVLSILLISVSISWFNQVADKDLSLPFLNPFFWLISIVFITITAFMAGAYPAFYLSAFQPVKVLKGTIRLGRFAALPRKILVVVQFVVSVVLIISTIVVYKQIQYAQDRPVGYNREGLITIPKNDPNYLGKLDVLRSELLNTGVVAGMELSSSPLTAIWNNMGGFTWKGKDPELADDFSITDVSYGFGQVVNWQLIAGRDFSKTFVTDTTKMIINESAANYLGFKNPIGEFVKFYDGKTSRQIIGVIKDMVRISPYEPEKRAFFFLDATYDAASQIDIKIKPTVSANEALPKIEAVFKKIVPSAAFDYKFVDKEYAKKFSNEERISKLASFFATLAIFISCLGLFGLASFVAEQRTKEIGVRKVLGASVLDLWGLLSKDFVFLVVIALAIATPTAWYLLNGWLQKYHYHTEISWWIFVVSGAGALLITLLTVSFQSIKAALVNPIKSLRSE; via the coding sequence ATGAAGAATAAACCCAACCAGCACCACTTGCCAGGAACTGATTCAGGTGGTTTGCCGCAACCGCCCCGCTGGGCTGACGGGCTTCTCAAGTGGTTTGTGGCCCCGCACCTGCTGGAGTACGTGCAGGGAGATTTGCACGAGGTGTTTTACAAGCGTCTCAAACAGGTAAGCCCAGCCCAGGCTCGACGTGAGTATGTCTGGGCTGTTTTACACTGCCTGACTCCATTCTTTTATAAATCCCTCCGACGTACAGATGCATCAACGGTCTCGCTCCCAAAGGCCGGATCTCGATATGCCAGCCGTCGCGATGACTACCCAAAACCAATGCTAACTGATATGTTACGCAGCTATTTTAAAATCGCTTTTCGCCACCTGGCCAAGAACCGGGTCTATTCCGTTATCAACATTGGTGGTCTGGCTACGGGTATGGCCGTGACTATGCTCATTGGGCTCTGGATTTACGATGAGGTTTCGTTTGATACGTATCATAAAAATTATGATACCATCGCCCAGGTGCGGAGGGTGTACACAGACCCAAATATCCAGAAAACGGACGGAACCGAGGCCATGCAATTCCCCATGAGGGCAGCGCTGAAAAGTAATTACCATCAGTATTTTAAGCACATTTTGATGGCCTGGTGGGTTGGCGATTATACCCTTTCGACTGAGGATAAAAAAATGCCCAAAAAGGGCGAATTTATTGATGCAGGCGCTTTAGAAATGCTTTCGCTAAAAATGCTAAAAGGAAGCTATGCCTCGCTCAATGAACTTCACTCGATTGTGCTGTCGAAATCAGCATCGGAAGCGATTTTTGGCGAAGAAGACCCGATCAATAAACAGCTGAAAATTGATAACCGTATTGATGTAATCGTAACGGGTGTTTATGAAGATATACCCCGAAATACCCGATTTGGGGAAGTGCAGTTTTTTTCGCCCTGGGATTTATGGGTTGCTTCAAATGATTGGATAAAAAAGAATGAAAATGAATGGGGTAACAGCTCATACGGTATTTATGTGCAGTTGAAGCCCAATGTATCGATTGAAACAGCCAACGCCAGCATAAAGGATTTTTATCAGAAAAGCACGCCAAAAGAAGTGGCCGAACGATCAGCAAAATACGCCTACGAAGTTTTTTTATATCCGATGAAAGACTGGCATTTGTATTCGGAATTTAAAAATGGCAGACCGGCTGGCGGGCACATCACGTTTGTCTGGCTATTTGGTATTGTTGGCCTTTTTGTATTGCTGTTGGCTTGTATCAATTTCATGAATTTGAGTACGGCAAGGAGCGAAAAACGAGCTAAGGAAGTGGGTGTTCGGAAAGCCATTGGTTCGTTAGAAAATCAGCTTATTCAGCAGTTTTTGAGTGAATCCTTCCTGGTAGTTATCTTGTCGTTTGTGCTGTCAATTTTGCTGATTTCAGTGTCAATTTCCTGGTTTAATCAAGTGGCAGACAAAGACTTATCCCTGCCATTTTTAAACCCGTTTTTCTGGTTAATCAGTATCGTTTTTATTACTATTACGGCCTTTATGGCCGGGGCTTATCCTGCATTTTATTTATCCGCTTTCCAGCCAGTAAAAGTCCTGAAAGGCACGATTCGGTTGGGACGCTTTGCGGCTTTACCTCGAAAAATTCTGGTGGTCGTTCAATTTGTTGTTTCGGTGGTTTTGATAATCAGCACCATAGTCGTCTATAAACAAATTCAATATGCACAGGACCGACCCGTTGGCTATAATCGGGAAGGGTTGATTACGATTCCGAAAAATGACCCTAATTATTTGGGTAAGCTGGATGTGTTGCGAAGCGAGTTGCTGAATACAGGCGTGGTGGCAGGTATGGAGCTTTCGTCGAGCCCACTGACAGCCATTTGGAACAACATGGGTGGTTTTACCTGGAAAGGCAAAGACCCTGAATTAGCCGACGATTTTTCGATAACCGATGTTTCGTATGGGTTCGGTCAGGTGGTGAATTGGCAGTTGATTGCTGGCCGGGATTTTTCCAAAACATTTGTCACGGACACTACTAAAATGATCATCAATGAATCTGCCGCTAACTATCTTGGTTTTAAAAACCCGATTGGAGAGTTTGTGAAATTTTATGATGGCAAAACATCCCGGCAAATTATTGGCGTGATCAAGGATATGGTCAGAATCTCGCCCTATGAGCCAGAGAAACGTGCCTTTTTCTTTTTAGATGCAACCTATGATGCTGCCAGCCAAATAGATATAAAAATCAAACCGACTGTCAGTGCTAATGAAGCGCTGCCCAAAATCGAAGCAGTTTTCAAGAAAATAGTCCCATCGGCGGCCTTCGATTACAAATTTGTTGATAAAGAATACGCTAAAAAATTCAGTAATGAAGAACGGATCAGTAAGCTGGCTTCGTTTTTTGCAACGCTGGCCATTTTTATCAGTTGCCTGGGCCTGTTCGGACTGGCTTCGTTCGTGGCCGAACAACGAACCAAAGAAATTGGTGTTCGCAAAGTGCTGGGCGCTTCGGTTCTGGATCTATGGGGATTGCTTTCTAAAGACTTCGTGTTTCTGGTTGTCATTGCGCTGGCAATTGCTACCCCAACAGCCTGGTACTTACTGAACGGATGGCTTCAGAAATATCACTACCATACTGAAATTTCCTGGTGGATTTTTGTGGTGTCGGGCGCAGGCGCTCTGTTGATTACGCTGCTGACGGTCAGTTTTCAAAGCATCAAAGCAGCTTTGGTAAATCCCATCAAAAGCCTGCGTTCAGAATAA
- a CDS encoding PadR family transcriptional regulator produces MKKTILGELEELVLLVVAASTEEVYGVPVMEQLQEQTGRSFTVSAVHTTLYRLEEKGFLSSSIGGATAERGGRSKRLFALTAEGGRVLLEIQQMRTRLWEAIPTGKLQLLGVL; encoded by the coding sequence ATGAAAAAGACCATACTGGGAGAACTGGAAGAACTGGTACTATTAGTGGTGGCTGCCAGCACCGAGGAGGTCTACGGGGTGCCGGTTATGGAGCAACTTCAGGAGCAGACGGGTCGAAGCTTCACGGTTAGCGCCGTGCATACGACCCTGTATCGACTCGAAGAAAAAGGCTTTTTATCGTCCTCTATAGGAGGGGCTACGGCTGAGCGAGGAGGGCGAAGCAAGCGATTGTTTGCCCTGACGGCTGAAGGAGGGAGGGTGTTGCTGGAGATCCAACAGATGCGCACCCGGCTTTGGGAGGCCATTCCTACTGGAAAGCTTCAGCTATTAGGGGTCTTATAA
- a CDS encoding M20/M25/M40 family metallo-hydrolase, with product MIRFIFLSLLLTNYLFGQTPSAGRVKRHIEKLASDKMNGRGTGSPENAKAASYIARYFKKYGLAPLGTDGYNQPFTAKISRVVVPDSLRQATNVIGFLDNGAPYTIVIGAHYDHLGIGRQGSSLETQPAGKIHNGADDNASGVAGLLELAQYFSKNGVKEPYNFLFMAFGAEELGLQGSRYFLNNPTLPLEKMNFMVCMDMIGRYNPERGVGIGGYGTSDAWPTMFKGVDSTIKFFTDRPGNGGSDNASFYAKQIPVLFFHTGGHPDYHKPSDDPDKIDAKAEEAILKLEIRILENAMQQPKLSFTAVK from the coding sequence ATGATACGCTTTATTTTCCTGTCGCTCCTTCTTACGAATTACCTGTTTGGTCAGACGCCATCTGCCGGACGAGTTAAGCGGCACATTGAAAAACTGGCATCCGACAAGATGAATGGACGTGGAACAGGGAGCCCAGAAAACGCAAAAGCGGCCAGCTACATCGCCAGATACTTCAAAAAATACGGATTAGCTCCTTTAGGAACCGATGGCTACAATCAACCCTTTACGGCGAAAATCAGTCGTGTTGTGGTTCCTGATAGTCTCCGGCAGGCAACGAATGTGATTGGCTTTCTGGATAATGGTGCGCCTTATACCATTGTTATTGGCGCTCATTACGATCACCTGGGTATCGGTCGGCAGGGAAGCTCTCTGGAAACGCAGCCAGCGGGAAAGATTCACAACGGGGCTGATGACAATGCATCGGGCGTGGCTGGGTTGCTGGAATTAGCACAGTATTTTTCTAAAAACGGGGTAAAAGAACCGTACAATTTCCTGTTTATGGCCTTTGGTGCAGAAGAATTGGGCTTACAGGGTTCTCGCTATTTTCTGAACAACCCAACGCTGCCTTTAGAAAAAATGAACTTTATGGTTTGCATGGATATGATCGGCCGATATAACCCGGAGCGGGGTGTGGGCATTGGTGGTTACGGCACCAGTGATGCGTGGCCGACCATGTTCAAGGGTGTCGACAGTACGATTAAATTTTTTACCGATCGACCCGGCAACGGTGGATCGGATAATGCGTCTTTCTACGCCAAGCAGATTCCGGTTCTATTCTTTCATACCGGTGGCCACCCCGATTACCATAAACCCAGCGACGACCCGGATAAAATTGATGCCAAAGCCGAAGAAGCCATTCTTAAGCTGGAAATCAGGATTCTCGAAAACGCCATGCAACAACCCAAACTATCATTCACTGCGGTGAAGTAA
- a CDS encoding arylsulfatase: MLKQFFYVLAFMVFCLSSKGQNRPNIIFILADDLGYGDVGINGQKLIKTPHIDRLAKEGMQFTQFYAGTSVCAPSRSSLMTGQHTGHTYIRGNKGVDPEGQEPIADSVVTVAEILQQAGYTTAAFGKWGLGPVGSAGDPNKQGFNRFYGYNCQSLAHRAYPNHLWDNARKIVLESNQNLQQTNEYAPDLIQNQALNFLDAQDKTKPFFLFLPYILPHAELAVPNDSIFAQYKGRFSEKPFKGADYGPNAKNGGYTSQAYPHAAFAAMVTRLDLYVGQLMAKLKASGLDQNTLVIFSSDNGPHIEGGGDPTFFTSSGGFRGVKRDLYEGGIREPFVARWPGVIKPGTKSDYIGAFWDLMPTFAELAGAKAPARIDGLSFVPSLTGKGTQKKHDYLYWEFHEGGGKQAVRQGNWKAVRLQVAKDPNGPVELYDLTKDPAETRNLAAQFPDKAKQLAQLMNASHVESAIFPFGKE; the protein is encoded by the coding sequence ATGCTAAAACAGTTCTTTTACGTTCTTGCCTTTATGGTTTTTTGTCTGTCGTCAAAAGGACAGAACCGGCCTAACATTATCTTTATTCTGGCCGATGATCTGGGCTATGGCGATGTGGGCATCAATGGACAGAAGCTCATCAAAACACCGCATATAGACCGCCTGGCGAAAGAAGGAATGCAGTTCACGCAGTTCTATGCGGGCACATCGGTCTGTGCCCCTTCGCGTTCTTCGCTCATGACGGGGCAACATACGGGCCATACGTATATACGCGGCAACAAGGGCGTAGACCCGGAAGGCCAAGAGCCAATTGCCGATTCGGTGGTTACGGTGGCCGAAATTCTGCAACAGGCTGGCTATACGACCGCAGCTTTCGGCAAATGGGGCTTAGGCCCGGTTGGCTCAGCAGGCGATCCCAATAAGCAGGGGTTCAACCGATTTTACGGCTACAACTGTCAGTCACTGGCTCATCGGGCTTACCCGAATCACCTTTGGGATAATGCCCGGAAGATCGTACTGGAATCGAACCAGAATTTACAACAGACGAACGAGTATGCACCCGACCTGATTCAGAACCAGGCGCTTAATTTCCTGGATGCTCAGGATAAAACGAAACCGTTCTTTTTATTCCTGCCTTACATTCTGCCCCATGCCGAACTGGCCGTTCCCAACGACAGCATTTTCGCGCAATATAAAGGCAGGTTTTCCGAAAAACCGTTCAAAGGAGCTGATTATGGGCCAAATGCCAAAAACGGCGGTTATACCTCCCAGGCTTATCCACATGCGGCCTTTGCAGCCATGGTAACCCGTCTCGATTTATATGTCGGTCAGCTCATGGCTAAACTGAAAGCCAGTGGTCTCGATCAGAATACGCTCGTGATCTTCTCCAGCGACAATGGTCCACACATAGAAGGCGGTGGCGATCCAACGTTTTTTACGAGCAGCGGTGGCTTTCGGGGCGTAAAACGTGACTTATACGAAGGAGGAATCCGCGAACCGTTTGTGGCCCGCTGGCCGGGCGTCATTAAGCCCGGCACCAAAAGCGATTACATTGGTGCTTTCTGGGATTTGATGCCCACCTTTGCCGAACTAGCCGGAGCCAAGGCGCCCGCCCGAATTGACGGTCTTTCGTTCGTGCCTTCACTAACGGGAAAAGGCACCCAGAAAAAGCACGATTATCTCTATTGGGAATTTCACGAGGGGGGCGGCAAACAGGCGGTTCGTCAGGGAAACTGGAAAGCAGTTAGGTTGCAGGTAGCCAAAGACCCGAACGGTCCTGTTGAATTGTATGATCTGACAAAAGATCCGGCTGAAACCCGTAATCTGGCAGCCCAATTTCCCGACAAAGCGAAGCAACTTGCCCAGCTGATGAATGCCTCACACGTAGAGTCGGCTATTTTTCCATTTGGCAAGGAGTGA
- a CDS encoding aspartate carbamoyltransferase catalytic subunit, giving the protein MAQSLSVRHLVGIKDLTESDIQLILETARQFKDVINRPIKKVPSLRDVTIANVFFENSTRTRLSFELAEKRLSADVVNFSASGSSVKKGETLLDTVNNILAMKVDMVVMRHSSPGAPHYLTKHIKANVVNAGDGTHEHPTQALLDSFSIREKLGDVAGKRIAIIGDITHSRVALSNIFCLQKQGAEVMVCGPKTLIPKYIEALGVKVGHDVREALAWCDVANVLRIQLERQQIKYFPSLREYSLYFGISKQMLDELDRSIVLMHPGPINRGVELTSDAADSSHSIILDQVENGVAVRMAVLYLLAQL; this is encoded by the coding sequence ATGGCCCAATCTCTCAGCGTCCGCCATCTGGTGGGTATTAAAGACCTGACCGAATCTGACATTCAGCTCATTCTGGAAACGGCCAGGCAGTTTAAAGACGTCATTAATCGCCCCATTAAAAAAGTGCCGTCGCTGCGTGATGTGACGATTGCCAATGTTTTTTTTGAAAATTCGACCCGTACCCGGCTTTCGTTTGAACTGGCCGAGAAACGATTATCGGCCGATGTAGTCAATTTTTCGGCTTCGGGCAGTTCGGTTAAGAAAGGCGAAACCCTGCTGGATACGGTCAACAACATTCTGGCGATGAAGGTCGATATGGTCGTGATGCGCCACAGTAGCCCCGGCGCTCCGCACTACCTCACGAAGCATATCAAAGCCAACGTCGTCAACGCGGGCGACGGTACGCACGAACACCCCACACAAGCGCTGCTCGACTCTTTCTCTATTCGCGAAAAACTCGGCGATGTTGCGGGGAAGCGCATTGCCATCATCGGCGACATAACGCACTCACGCGTGGCACTTTCCAACATTTTCTGTTTACAAAAGCAAGGAGCCGAGGTAATGGTCTGCGGCCCTAAAACACTCATTCCCAAATACATTGAAGCGCTGGGTGTAAAGGTCGGCCACGACGTTCGGGAGGCTCTCGCCTGGTGCGATGTTGCGAATGTACTCCGTATTCAACTGGAGCGGCAACAGATCAAATACTTCCCATCCCTGCGTGAATACTCGCTGTATTTCGGTATCTCAAAGCAAATGCTCGATGAGCTGGACCGATCCATTGTGCTCATGCACCCTGGCCCCATCAACCGGGGCGTCGAACTAACTTCCGATGCCGCCGATTCATCGCATTCGATCATTCTGGATCAGGTCGAAAATGGGGTTGCGGTTCGGATGGCGGTGCTCTATTTGCTGGCGCAGTTGTAA
- a CDS encoding Uma2 family endonuclease, with amino-acid sequence MELELRTLHPPRYQKFDDDFFFALCQANETTRLERDAHGNIIIIPLAGTQTGRYNADLSGEIWNWNRRNKLGYTFDSSTGFKLANSAVRSPDVAWVSLDRWEAIPESDRQGFAPLCPDFVVEIRSKSDDLKDLKEKMEEYRDNGCRLGWLIDRNGKQVFIYRENGSIEIKQGTSAGLSGEDILPDLSIQIEL; translated from the coding sequence ATGGAACTGGAACTCCGAACGTTGCACCCGCCCCGGTACCAGAAATTTGATGACGATTTTTTCTTCGCCTTATGTCAGGCAAATGAAACGACCCGGCTGGAGCGGGATGCTCATGGAAATATCATTATTATCCCCCTCGCCGGAACACAAACAGGACGTTATAACGCCGATTTATCCGGCGAAATTTGGAATTGGAATCGCCGTAACAAACTAGGCTACACATTTGATTCGTCGACTGGGTTCAAATTAGCAAATTCTGCTGTTCGATCACCAGACGTAGCCTGGGTCAGTCTTGACCGTTGGGAGGCAATTCCCGAATCTGACCGACAGGGTTTCGCCCCGCTTTGCCCGGATTTTGTGGTTGAAATTCGCTCAAAGAGTGATGATTTAAAGGATTTGAAAGAGAAAATGGAAGAATACCGCGACAATGGTTGCCGACTAGGCTGGCTCATTGATCGGAATGGGAAGCAGGTTTTTATTTATCGCGAAAACGGCTCCATCGAGATTAAACAGGGAACGTCCGCCGGTTTATCTGGTGAAGACATTCTGCCCGATTTGAGCATCCAGATTGAGCTGTGA
- a CDS encoding CocE/NonD family hydrolase — MKYPSTFIRTVLFLALCITHYAHAQEDILKKLLEIAIIEQKVMMPMRDGVRLATDIYRPKTDKPVPIIFSKTPYNANAWGDGELRQNSYQTALDAVKRGYAYVVQNERGKFFSEGDWDILGPPTTDGYDAFSWMSKQPWSNGKIGTFGCSSTAEWQMAVAALDHPAHAAMVPMGFGAGVGRVGPFMEQGNWYRGGAQQMLFTTWLYGTQTDAFARPNFPKTATSDDLTRVSRFYDLAPEMPKVDWAQGLKHLPVQDIIKNVNGQKGIYEKMIVRKPNDPDWYKGGLYHDNMPFGVPSFWFVSWYDVSNGPNLALFNHVRKNATDPQVRDNQYLVIAPTLHCAYKRATENTVVGERSVGDARLDYDALIYGWFDHWLKGENNDILKNTPRVKYYTMGSNKWQTSDTWPPANTEMTTYFLSGGGHANSLYGDGKLTTKPLGKDEKPDAFAYDPAYPVPSYGGNVCCTGTAIQGGSFDQHQMETRQDILVYTTEPFADGVELTGSIEPTLYVSSDAKDTDFTIKLIDVYPDGKAYNLDETILRARYRDGFDKEAWMEKGKVYKLTLSPMATSNYFAPGHRIRVEVSSSNFPRFDRNMNTGGDNYSESKGVVAHNQVFHSAQYPSQIRLPIVKK, encoded by the coding sequence ATGAAATACCCCTCTACGTTCATTCGAACAGTGCTTTTTCTTGCCCTGTGCATCACGCACTACGCCCACGCACAGGAAGATATCCTAAAAAAGCTCCTGGAAATTGCCATCATCGAGCAAAAAGTGATGATGCCGATGCGCGATGGCGTTCGGCTGGCAACCGATATCTATAGACCTAAAACCGACAAACCGGTCCCAATAATCTTCTCAAAAACCCCTTACAATGCCAATGCCTGGGGCGATGGTGAACTCCGGCAGAATTCTTATCAGACAGCGCTCGACGCCGTAAAACGTGGGTATGCTTATGTCGTTCAAAATGAACGGGGTAAATTCTTTTCGGAAGGAGACTGGGACATTCTTGGGCCACCCACTACGGATGGTTATGATGCTTTTTCATGGATGTCAAAACAGCCCTGGTCGAATGGTAAAATTGGGACATTTGGTTGTTCCTCCACGGCCGAATGGCAAATGGCCGTAGCCGCCTTAGATCACCCGGCTCACGCAGCGATGGTGCCTATGGGTTTTGGGGCTGGAGTGGGTCGCGTTGGCCCATTTATGGAGCAGGGCAACTGGTACAGGGGTGGGGCACAACAGATGCTTTTTACAACCTGGCTATATGGCACTCAAACGGATGCATTTGCCCGCCCGAATTTCCCAAAAACGGCCACGAGTGATGATTTAACGCGCGTATCCCGGTTTTATGACCTGGCCCCCGAAATGCCTAAAGTCGATTGGGCGCAGGGGCTGAAACACTTACCGGTTCAGGATATCATCAAGAATGTGAATGGTCAAAAGGGTATTTACGAAAAGATGATCGTTCGCAAACCGAACGATCCGGATTGGTACAAGGGCGGACTTTATCACGATAATATGCCCTTTGGCGTGCCGAGTTTCTGGTTTGTCTCCTGGTATGATGTCTCGAACGGACCGAATCTGGCCTTATTCAACCACGTTCGCAAAAATGCGACTGATCCGCAGGTTCGCGATAATCAGTATCTGGTCATTGCGCCGACACTGCACTGTGCTTACAAACGGGCCACCGAAAACACCGTTGTTGGTGAACGGAGCGTGGGCGATGCACGACTGGATTACGATGCGCTCATCTACGGCTGGTTTGATCATTGGCTGAAGGGTGAAAACAATGATATCCTGAAAAATACACCCCGCGTCAAATACTACACGATGGGTTCTAACAAATGGCAGACCTCTGATACATGGCCTCCCGCCAATACAGAAATGACTACCTACTTCCTGTCTGGAGGTGGCCATGCCAATAGCCTCTATGGCGACGGTAAACTCACGACCAAACCACTGGGGAAAGACGAAAAACCGGATGCTTTCGCCTATGACCCAGCGTATCCGGTTCCTTCGTATGGCGGCAACGTTTGTTGTACGGGCACAGCCATTCAGGGTGGCTCATTTGACCAGCACCAGATGGAAACCCGGCAGGATATTCTGGTCTATACAACCGAGCCTTTTGCCGATGGAGTCGAACTGACGGGGTCGATTGAACCAACGCTCTACGTTTCGTCGGATGCCAAAGACACGGATTTTACGATTAAGCTGATCGACGTTTACCCCGATGGAAAAGCCTATAACCTGGACGAAACAATCCTGCGCGCCCGGTATCGGGATGGGTTCGACAAAGAGGCATGGATGGAGAAGGGTAAAGTGTACAAGCTTACGTTAAGCCCGATGGCTACAAGTAATTATTTCGCACCGGGTCATCGGATTCGGGTTGAAGTGTCGAGTAGTAATTTTCCCCGTTTTGATCGCAACATGAACACCGGTGGTGATAATTACAGCGAATCGAAAGGCGTAGTAGCACACAATCAGGTGTTTCATTCAGCCCAGTATCCGTCGCAGATACGCCTGCCGATTGTAAAAAAGTGA